In one window of Pristiophorus japonicus isolate sPriJap1 chromosome 9, sPriJap1.hap1, whole genome shotgun sequence DNA:
- the LOC139273764 gene encoding zinc finger protein 774-like yields MESHKDTRTMEKPWKCGDCEKVFRSPSELEIHRRNYTGERPFTCLVCGKGFTRSSQLVTHQRVHTGERPFTCSECGKGFTDSSNLVTHQRVHTRERPFTCSECGKGFITSSHLVTHQRVHTGERPFTCSECGKGFTQSCDLLKHQRVHTGERPFTCSECGKGFICSSQLVAHQRVHTGERPFTCSECGKGFTQSSNLMRHQQFHTGERPFTCSECGKRFTQSSTLLTHQRVHTGERPFTCSECGKRFARSYNLLTHQRVHK; encoded by the coding sequence atggagagtcacaaggatactcgcaccatggagaaaccgtggaaatgtggtgattgtgagaaggtattcagatcaccgtctgagctggaaattcatcgacgcaattacacaggggagaggccgttcacctgccttgtgtgtgggaaaggattcactcggtcatcccaacttgtaactcaccagcgagttcacactggggagaggccattcacctgctctgagtgtgggaagggtttcactgattcatccaaccttgtaactcaccagcgagttcacactagggagaggccattcacctgctctgaatgtgggaagggattcattacatCATCGCACCTTGTAactcatcagcgagttcacactggggagaggccgttcacctgctctgagtgtgggaagggattcactcagtcatgcgacctgctgaaacaccagcgagttcacactggggagagaccattcacctgctctgagtgtggaaagggattcatttGTTCATCCCAGcttgtagctcaccagcgagttcacactggggagaggccattcacctgctctgagtgtgggaagggattcactcagtcatccaacctgatgAGACACCAgcaatttcacactggggagaggccgttcacctgctctgagtgtgggaagcgattcactcagtcatccaccctgctgacacatcagcgagttcacactggggagaggccgttcacctgctctgagtgtgggaagcgattcgctcggtcatacaacctgctgacacaccagcgagttcacaagtga